The stretch of DNA TGCAGTTCTTTCAAAGCTGTACTTTGACACTGCTTGTTTATAGCAGTAAGTCAGAATAACTTGTGCAGCTTTGAGGTTTTTGCATGGATCAAATAAATCAGAATAAGATGTACAAACCAATTCCAAATTATTGACATTAATTTGTCCTAAACTTATGTCAAAATTATGACAGTTATGCATAAGTTTTTCAGCCGTTGCGATTTCTTCTTGAAACGTAGAAGGTTGATGTGAGAGTTTGTGACAATCGTTGAATCCTATCACATAGATATAATCCTGTGATTTTTGCATAACAACGGCTGGAAATGTCGTGGGATGAATAGTGGGTGCGCATGTGGCTAAGAGCATCATGAAGTTTGGAATAGTCATTAGCAGTACACCCGATAACAAAAAAATTTACAGATAGAAACGCGAGTGCTGTACAGATTCTCCAACTGTCTCCACACTGAACTACCATAGATTTGCAGAGTCAGATTGGACAGCCCAAAATCTTGTTTTTTATGACTATAGATTTTGTTCTTTCTGAAGACATTTTTGATATATGCCAACATCCGCTCAACTTTGTAAACAGGCAAAAGGAAACGGGATATATTAGACCGACCGATGCTACGATCACTGCTATTATAAAAAGAGAGATTGAATCTAAACCATGGCTCTTTCTGTTGGTGCATTGCGACTGGTGACTTAATGTAATATTCTGTAGATTTCACTGTTTCAGAGTATAGCTGATATGAAGCAGAAACCGGTTGTATATGACAGTGCTTCTTATTGTTAGAACAAAGTGCACTGTTGTTATGCATAGAGGGCTTGTTCTTTTTTAATGATTGCCATAATTTATACAGTTGCGATTTATACTCACTTTCGACTGCTGTTCTCAGAGAGTCGGAAGGGTGCAATGGGTCTTTTACACTCCGATTACCAATTTCAGGAACCAAACTGAAATAGGGTGCTGTAGTGACAAAAGAGACACCAACAAGTGATCCTTCGTTGTTCAAAGCACAACTCCGTGAAAGTGATATACTTTTCGTAATTTTAGTTTCGATAATAATGAAGACGGAATTCGTATATAATTGTGTTAAAAATATGGCGAAACATAATTCTTTTTTGCAAGGGGAGTAATAAGGTGAATGATCTCAAAAACATGAATCTTGATGAACTACAGGAAATGCGCATTCAAATCGATGCAGAATTGAGAAAACGGCAAGCAAGAGAGAAGCAGAATGCACGGCGTAAAATTCTTGAAATTGCCAATGCGCATGGAATTGATATCGCTGATCTTATAAGTAAAGAGCGCCATTATAGAAATCCCAATAACCAGTGGGAATTATGGAATGGGCGTGGGCGTAAACCTAAGTGGATTAAAGAATGGTTGGAGAATGGTTATGCGCTTGAAGAACTAGAAGTAACATAACATGTGCAATATTCGCAAGATACGAAGATATCAAGAAATATGAACTCAAGCAGTGTGTTGTCTGGTAATGTGATGAATCAAAACACCAAACTAATGCGTCAGTCTAATGTGTCAATAATGTGCTAAGGTGCTTGAACACAGTTATATATGACAGTGCAAAGAGTTTGTTTAACTGTAAGGAGTGTATTGTTGTAACAAGTTGGCATCTTGCTAGCTTGAAATGTTGTGACTGCTTTTGCATTAAGATGGTTTACAAAAGGCATTGTTACTCCTTTTCTTAAAAGATTTTTATCCGCATGTTATTCCTCATTGTTATGTGCAAGCCAATAGTTTTGTGATGATGCATCATAAGAAAATTTGAAATGAGAAAATCTTAAGATATTTTGAGTTTTCATTTAAATTGTAAAACGACAGATTTTTTTTATAAACTGATTGGTTGTTTCATGCCTGCATCTTATATGCTTATAATGTTGATTTGTAGAATAGCAATTTGAGGGCTTTTATGGATTTTTGCTTGAGATTTCTCTTATGAGGCTTTAGGTATAAGCCTTATTTTCTTGTCATTTTTATGGGGTAGATTGGAGAGTGGAAAACAGAATCTCTCTGTGATGGGTGTTGGTTTTGGCCTTTTTGTTTTTAGAGGGGGTTGTGATACGTTTGCTGTTTGTCACCCAAAATTTATTGTGTACGTCAAGGAATAAAGAGTGCGTTGAAGGTTAAAAGATTAAGCACTTTTCAAGCTTCTGTTTGTTTTCTTTGAGTGTGTCGTAGGTGGTAGATGCAATGCACAACTCATCTTGTTTGTAGATGTCTGTTGGGATATTTCAATTATTTTAAACGATTTTTTCATTTGATATGCATTTCCGATGCACTGAATATTAGGTTTTTAAATTTTTAAAAAGTTATTGATTAGATAAATTCTCTGTTACTTAAAAACATTAGGTTACAGTTTGTTTGGTGGTTTTTGTTTTACTTACTTATTATAAGCTCGACTACATAATGGGTCCTTTTTGTATTATGAACTAGGTTACGGGATAACTTTTTATCATATCATAAAACGCCTCCGCCTTTGATAGCGTTTAAGAGTTGGAATTTACCAAAATCTTGGTACATGAAAGTGAGCAAAAAGGTTATCTTAATTAAAGGGATTCTCGTTCATAGATTGCAAAAAACGCAAGGGTATATTTTTTCTTAGAGAGGGAGCCCCTGTAACAGACGTGGAGCATTTGGAGTGATTCCGGAGGCTTCCTGAATGAAATACTTTTTCATTTTTGGTGTTTGATTGACAATTCCAAGTCCGACATCGCGGAGCATTCGCAAAAGGAGATTATCATTAGAAAAAAGTTTGTTCAACCAGTCATTACTCAAGGTCATACGTACAATTTCAAAACGTCTCCAGCGTTGATAGCGCTCCAAAGCAATGAGTGATCCGATATCAAGACCCAACCGTGCTGTTTCGATAATGACTTCAGCGAGTGCGGCGCTGTCGCGTAGTCCTAAATTGAGTCCTTGTCCTGCAAGGGGGTGGATTGTGTGGGCAGCATCGCCAATGAGAGCAAAACGGGGTTTAATACATTGACGTGTTAAAGAAAGGCTCAAGGGAAAAGCTTGGCGTTCCCCATTCCAAGAAAGTTTTCCTAGTTGATGACCGATGCGTTTTTCGAGTTCTGTTTCAAAAATAAGAGCGTCAGTTTTGAGGTAATATTGCGCAGTGTTATGGTGTTCATTCCATACGATGGCGGATCGATTGCCTTTGAGAGGAAGAAGAGCGAAAGGTCCGGCAGGTAAAAAATGTTGAATTGCTTGGCCATGATGGGGTTTTTCATGTTCAATTGTGCAAATGATTGCTGTTTGTTTATAGGGATGAGAAAAGTTTTTAAGGCCTGCTTTTTCGCGTAATTGAGAATGCGCTCCGTCGGCCGCAATCAGTAATTTTGTTTGCCATATTTCTTCATTGCTTAATGTGACAGTTGTGTGTTGTGTTTCTTGATGAAAATCAACGACACGCATATTTGCAATGAAATTAATATCCAGATCTTGTACACGCTTTTTTAAAGCATTCATGAGTTTTCTTTGTTCTACCATAGCAGCAAAGGGTTCGTTGGGAGTGATATCTCCTTCAAAGGTTAAAAGAGTTGGTTTGACAGGATCATCTGTGCATGCATCTGTTATGATCATTGAATGAATGGGTTGGGTATAGGGTTTTATATGTTTCCAACATTGTAATTGTTTTAACATACGAATAGAAGCAGCAGCGAGGGCGAGAGCTCGTATATTGGAAGTGGGAAGTTCTTCTTGAGAAGCAGCATCGACGATATTAATTTTCAGTTCAGGGGCTGCTTGTTTGAGCGCTATTGCCAGCGTAAGGCCAACAGCTGCACCGCCTGCAATAAGGAGATCACATTGTCTTATATTTTTATTGGATTGTAGATTTCTCTTAGATTTCACACTTTTATTGGGATCGGAATGCACAACGCTTCGTTCCATTATTTGCAGTTTTTTCATTCTTAAACGAAAAAGGTATCTTTCTTCAATAACACCTTTTATATCATATTATAAGAAGATTGTTATAATTATGATGGTTAAAACTGTGTTAATATTTTTTGATTATAATCTTGTAACTCTTTAATGCAAAGGTTTTGTATTTGGAATTTATGAATGCACCAAAGTTCTTCCCCTTATGATTCATTAGAAGTGCAGAAATCTTATAGTTCACGGCTTATTGAAATGTTTTTACGCCAGATTGGTGTTTTCATTGGGCTTGGGATTTTGGGTTTCATTATTTTTTGCGTTTTCGCTTTGGCAACTTGGAATATTGCAGATCCGTCATTAACGCATGCAAGTGCAAATAGGGTTACAAACTTTATGGGGTGGCCGGGTGCAATTTTCTCAGATTTTGTCATGCAGTTTTTTGGTTTGGCAAGTCTTGGTATTTTATTGCCGCCATTATTTTGGTCGTTTCTTTTGCTTGCACAAAAAGATATACATAATTTGTTTTTTCGTCTTTTTCTGTGGGGGGGGTCAACAGTTTGTTTTTTAGTTTCTTTTGCTCTTATGACCCCTATTATTCCTTTTACGTATTGGCCATTGCCGATGGGCTTGGGGGGAGTTCTAGGGGATAAAGTTTTAAGTGCTGCTTATTTAATCTTTCCTGCTTTTCTTTCTCCATTTCAAAATGTGCTTTTGGGTGTGGCTCTTATTCTTTTAAGTTTTTTAATGGCTGCTTTTGCGGGTAATGTGGTGTGGCGACGCAAAAAAAATAAAAGGAAAACAAAAAATATTCAGAAAATAGAAAAAATAGAAAATGTGAATCCAGTTTTCGATGAGTTAGAAGATGAAGAAGATTTTACAGATAGAGCACAACACGGTTTTTTTGCTACGACTTTTGGCGCCATTTTACACCTTTTTTATTTTTTACAAGCACGATTTTTTCGTTTTTTCTTCTTCAAAAGTCGCTTTAAGAGACAAGGAAAGTCATTTGATCGGATTGAACCGGTTTTTCTTGATGAAAAAATGAAAGATCAAGAAAAGCAAGATAAGGCGCCGGTTTCTCCCTTGAAAGGCCGTGTTTTTAAGCCGTTAAAGGCTTCTTCAAAAGATGGTTTTCTTCTTCCACTTTTGGATTATCTTTCGGTTTCTCCACCGGCAGTAAGAGATGCAAAGCTTTCTCCTGCTGCCTTAAGAGCAAATTCACAGGAACTTGAAGGTGTTTTGTTAGATTTTGGAGTGAAGGGAAAAATTATTGATGCACGTCCTGGTCCGGTGGTGACTTTGTATGAATTTGAACCGGCAGCTGGTATTAAGTCTTCCCGTATTATTGGTTTGGCAGATGATATTGCGCGTTCGATGCGTGCGATTTCAGCGCGTGTTGCTGTGGTTCCAGGGCGTAATGTGATTGGAATAGAATTGCCCAATGCAACGCGTGAGATGGTTTATTTACGAGAAATTTTGCAAGCGCAGGAATTTGTTGAGAGTAAAGCAAAACTAGGGCTTGCTTTGGGCAAGACTATAGGGGGTGAAACGGTTATCGCAGATTTAGCAAAAATGCCGCATCTTCTGGTGGCAGGTACAACGGGATCGGGAAAATCTGTCGCCATTAATACGATGATTTTATCGCTTCTTTATCGTATGACACCTGATCAATGTCGTCTCATCATGGTGGATCCCAAAATGCTTGAACTTTCAGTTTATGATGGCATTCCCCATTTGTTAACACCTGTGGTAACAGATCCTAAAAAAGCGGTCATTGCGCTTAAGTGGGCTGTTCGTGAAATGGAAGAGCGATACAGCAAAATGTCAAAAGTTGGTGTCCGCAATATTGATGGATTTAATGCGCGTCTCAAAGAAGCAGAAAATCAGGGGGAAACAATAACTCGTACAGTTCAAGTTGGGTTTGATCACGAGACCGGAGAGCCGCTTTACGAAACAGAAACTCTCGATTTGAGTCCTATGCCCTATATTGTTGTCATTATTGATGAAATGGCTGATTTGATGATGGTTGCCGGTAAAGATATTGAAGGGGCTGTGCAGCGCTTAGCGCAAATGGCGCGTGCCGCTGGTATTCATGTGATTATGGCGACACAACGTCCTTCGGTGGATGTGATCACTGGAACGATAAAAGCTAATTTTCCTACACGTATTTCTTTTTCTGTAAGTTCAAAAATTGATAGCCGGACAATTCTTGGTGAACAGGGAGCTGAGCAGTTGTTGGGACAAGGAGATATGCTCTTCATGATGGGAGGAGGGCGTATTCAGCGAGTTCATGGACCTTTTGTGGCTGATGACGAAGTTGAGCAGGTTGTGGTGCATCTCAAAGCGCAAGCACGGCCCGATTATTTGGAAACCATTACGCAGGACATTTCAGAAAATGATACAGATACTTCTTTGATTTCTCCTTCAGCAGATGATCCCTATAGTCAAGCTGTTGCTGTTGTTCTGCGTGATCGTAAGGCTTCCACCTCTTACATTCAACGCCGTTTAGGTATTGGCTATAATCGTGCTGCTTCCTTGATTGAACGGATGGAAGAAGAAGGTATCATTAGTCCAGCCAATCATGCGGGTAAACGGGAAATTTTGGTACCTGCGGAAGAAGAACATTTTTAAAATGAAATCTTTGGCGTTTTTTTCACAATTTTAGAGAAGAATATTTATTTATCATCTGTTGTTTATATTAAAAGTAAATATATTGGAAACGTTTTTTACCTCTAAAAGAGAGTACTACGTTCCAGGAATTATTATTTTGTGAGATATTTTACTTTTCCTTTTAAATGTTGACTGTAATCGTGCTGCTTCGTTGATTTGGTGGATGGAAGAAGAAGGTATTCTTAATGTTGCAAATCACGCAGGTACATGAGAGACTTTGATGTCTTTTGAAATAAAAATCTTTTGATAGTTTTTCAAAAAATATCTTTCTCTTTTAAAGGAGGGTATTTATTTATCATTCGTTGTTTTATTGCAAGGTAAAACCGTATCGCTTGGGAGCATTTTTTTATGAAAACGTTTTTTTTACTGCGGAGAAAAGTCTTTGCATTTCTTGGAATTATTGTTTTTGGGAGCTTAACTTTTCCTGCTGTTTCACAATCATCCCAACAAGTGGTAAGGGCGCAGAATGTTGTCAATCGCTTTGCAGCGATTAAAACAATGACAGGTGATTTTATTCAATTTAGCCCAAAAGGAAAGATGTCTCAAGGGACATTTTATTTAGAGCGTCCAGGAAAGATTCGTTTTATTTATAAAAAATTACCTTTACAGATCATTGCAGATGGCCAGTTTGTTGGAATTAACAATCGTGCTCTGAATACTTGGAATTTCTCACAGCTTTTTCAAACGCCAATGAAGTTTTTGTTGGATGATAAAATTAATGTTTCAACAGGGCGTTTATTAGCATTTCGTGAAGATCCAGGAGCGGTGACGATTGTTCTGCGGGATAAAAGCATTGGAGCAGGGCAAATAAGGATGGTGTTTGATTCTAAAAGCACTGCTTTACGGCAGTGGACAATTGTTGATCAACAAAATCTGGAAACCACTGTTCAAATCATGAATGTACGGACGGGCGTTAGGTTTGCTGATGGGATGTTCACGCTTCCCTCAAAAAAATAGTGCACTGTTATAATATCGGAATTGAAACGAATGTTCTTTCGTATTGCGACTTGGAATATTAATTCTATTCGTTTGCGTCTTACGCAGGTTTTTCAGTATTTGGATATCTTTGCGGCAGATGTTTTGTGTCTACAGGAGACAAAATGTCCAGATGCTTTATTTCCAGTTGAGGCTTTTGAAGCGGCTGGATATAAGCATATCGCATTGAGCGGACAAAAATCTTACAACGGTGTAGCGATTGTATCGCGTTTGCCTTTCAAGAGTGTTGAAAAGCGTTCCTTTTGTCAAAAGGAAGATTGCCGTTACATTTCGGTTATTGTTGAAGCCTATGGAAGAAATGTGAGGATTCATAATTTCTATGTTCCCGCTGGGGGTGATGTTCCTGACGCCGATGTAAATGAAAAGTTCCGTCATAAACTTGATTTTTTAGAAGAAATGTCTTCCATTCGAGCTGATCAGGGAGATGGTCTTTCTTCTCTTTTGGTGGGTGATTTGAATATTGCGCCTTTGGCAGAGGATGTTTGGTCTCATCAGCAATTGTTGAAGGTTGTAAGCCATACACCCATTGAAACTGAGCGTTTACAGGCTTTGTGTTGCCAAGGTGGGTGGGTTGATTTGATGCGTATGCATATTCCCATTCCTACCAAGCTTTATACATGGTGGAGTTATCGTGCACGTGATTGGGCGCTTGCTAATCGTGGGCGGCGGCTTGACCATATTTGGTCTTCTCCAGATCTCGTTCCTTTTGTGGCGGATCTTGCGGTTTTTCGTGTTGCACGGGGGTGGAATCAGCCTTCAGATCATGTTCCAGTACAAACTATATTTGATTTTTCACGTCAAGTTTGAAATAAGAGGTAAATAAAGTATTAATAATTGATTCTGGAGAAATACGGGAGACTAGATGCATATCAGCAAGTGGGTTGTTTCTAACAGATTGCTTTATAGTGTTTTGTTGTGTTTTTTTATATTATCAGGATGTATGGTTGGTCCTAATTACCATAAGACAACTTTTCGTGTTCCAGCAGTTTGGGGGGAGCAGTCTGCACAGACGTCTGGGCGTGCGGATGTGCTTGCAGGATGGTGGCGGCGTTTAAATGACCCTGTTTTGAATGCGTTAATGAATTATGCGATTTCTGGAAATAATAGTGTTGCCGTTGCCAAAGCACGGGTTCGTGAAGCGCGGGCTGGTTTAGGACAAGCTGTGGGATCTCTTTTGCCTAGTGTGTCAAATTCAATCTCAGGAACGCGTAGTAGTTCTGAGCAATCTGATGCGTTCTTCAGTCAATATCGTAGTGGTTTTGATGCAAGTTGGGAACTTGATTTTTTTGGTGGGCGTAAGCGGGCGGTAGAAGCAGCACGTTATGGTCTTGACGCGGCTGTGGAAGATATGCGCGCAACAATGGTGACGCTGTTGGGAGATGTGGCAACAAATTATGTTCAAGTGCGTGGTTGGCAACAGAAATTGTTGATTGTGCGGCAGATTGCTTTATCCCAGCGTAAAACATATGAATTAATGCGTGCCAAATTGAAGGCTGGTGATATATCTGAGCTTGATGTTTCAAATGCCCAAGCACAAATGGCAAATACAGAAGCAGATATTTCACAAATGGAAGCGAATTTAGCGATGAGCATTCATCGCCTTTCCGTTTTAACTGGTCATGTGCCTATGGCTTTGAAGGATCTTTTGCAAAAGAATGCTAAGCACGCAAAGATTCCGCAGCCAAAATGGCCAATACCAGCGGGAATTCCAGCTGATATTTTGTTGACACGTCCGGATTTACGACGGGCAGAACGCCAATATGCTCAAGCGACAGCACGCATTGGTCAGCGTGAAGCTGATCGCTATCCCTCTCTTTCTTTAACTGGGAATATTTCGACAGTAGCAACGGCAATAGATCAATTATGGAAAAATTCAACGATCGGATGGTCTTTTGGACCGGGGCTTCGTTTTCCTTTCTTTAATGGAGGGCAGGTTGTGGCGTCTGTGGCGGTAGCACGTGCACAGCGCGATCAAGCTTTTATTACTTATCGGGCGGCTGTATTAGGAGCTCTGGAAGACGTGGAAAATGCGCTTGTAAGATTGACAAAAGAGCACCAGCGATTAGAAAAGCTTATTGTTGCAAATAAAGCGTCTCTCCATTCATTAAAGCTTTCACGGAGTCTCTTTGAAAATGGAAATATCAGCTTCCTTGAATTGTTAAATGCTAATCGTTCCTATTATTCTTCGCAAATGGCGCTTAAAGATAGCCGTGTTTCTTTGGTTACTCAATATATTACCTTGATGAAGGCATTAGGTGGTGGTTGGGATGGCGTGGTTGATGTTTCACGTTCGGAAGTTGTTGATGGTGCACCGCGTTCGCATACGAGAGTAGGGCAATGAAAAAAAGTTTTATAAAAAATTTCATTACAAAACACAAAAAACTTTCTTTATTTTTAACTGGTATCCTTCTTCTCCTCTTTTTTTTATGGCTTCGTTCTGTTTTTTGGGGAACATCATCACCGGTTTATATGACAGCAGTGGTGAAGCGTGGTGATATCGAGGAAAGTGTTTTGGCTTCTGGTCTTGTGCGTCCTTATCGGTTGGTAGCTGTTGGTGCACGTGCAACAGGGCGAGTAGTTTCAATGCGCGTTTTCCCAGGCAGTGTTGTGAAAGAAGGGGATCTTTTGGCAGAAATTGATCCTACAGATCAAGAAAATGATCTGAAAAGAAAAAAAGCAGCATTATCCCATTATTATGCGAGTTTGGTAGAACAAGAAGCTTATCTCTCTCTTGCGCAGAAAAATTTAGAGCGTCAGAAAAAAATGATCGAATCACATGCAATTTCACGGGCTAATTTCGATGATGCTGCAACACAAGTGAAAATACGCGCGGCGCAAATTGCTCAGCTTCGGCAGCAGATTGTACAAGCACAAATTGATGTGGACAGTGCAGAAGTCAATTTAGGTTATACGAGGGTGACTGCTCCTTCAGCGGGCACAGTGTTAGCAACGGTTGTAGAAGAAGGGCAGAATGTCAATGCCGTTCAGTCGGCTCCGACGATTGTTATTTTAGGCGATTTGTCAAAGATGACTGTCAAAGCGCAAATCTCAGAAGCTGATATTCTTAAAGTGCGTGCTGGACAACCACTCTATTTTACCGTTTTGGGCAATTCGCAGCGTCGTTATGAGGGAACTCTAGAAAGAGTAGAGCCGGCACCTGAATCAATTCGTGCTGATGTGAGTATCAATCCTGGTGTGCTCGGAGGTTCTGGTTCTCTGGCATCATCGGCTATCTATTATAACGGTATTGTGCATGTCGATAATGCGGATAATTTTTTGCGTACTTATATGACTGCACAAGTTCATATTATCTTAGGGCGTGCTCAAAATGTTTTGTTGGTTCCAAGTGATGCTTTACGTGATGAAACAAAAGAGCATAAAGCATGGGTTTCTCTTTTAGTAGGGAAAAATAAGGTGGTTGCAAAACAGGTGACTGTTGGGCTTAATAACAAAGTTGTAGCAGAGATTGTTTCAGGCCTTAATGAGGGTGATGTCGTCATTACCGGTTCGCGCGATGGGGTAATGCCAGATATTCCTGATGAACATAGTGAAGATGAGAGCTAAAGCATGAAAGCAGATGCTGTCCTTGTTTTAGAAAATATTGTGCGCAAGTTTCCTGCCGGCGACACATTTGTCACTGTTTTGAAAGACATTAATCTAACCATTAAGCGCGGTGAAATGGTAGCGATTGTGGGAGCTTCTGGTTCAGGAAAATCCACCTTGATGAATATTTTAGGCTGCCTTGATCGACCAACCTCTGGGCGCTATTGGATTTCAGATAAAGAAACAGCCTCCCTTGCTGCTGATGAATTGTCGGCTTTGCGGCGCAATCATTTTGGATTTATTTTCCAGCGTTATCATTTGTTGAATGAATTGACAGCTCTTGGTAATGTCGAAATTCCAGCTATTTATGCAGGGTTTCCTGTTGCGACAAGAAGACAACGTGCACAAGACTTGTTAACGCGCTTGGGAATGGGCAATCGGATGGATCATCGTCCAAACCAACTTTCCGGTGGTCAGCAACAACGTGTGTCTATTGCTCGGGCGTTGATGAATAATGCAGAGGTTATTCTCGCAGATGAGCCAACCGGTGCATTAGATAAACAGAGTGGCCAAGAAGTATTGCGTATTTTGGATGAGCTTCATAAAGAGGGGCGCACTATTATCATTGTAACCCATGATATGCAGGTGGCTGAAAGAGCAAATCGTATTATTGAAATCAGCGATGGAGAAATTGTTGCCGATAAGGTGTCAAAGGGCACAAAAACAAAAGCTGTGGGTGCAAAAACAAAAACTGATAGTGAACCTTTTCAGGAGAATCAAAATCTAAAAGGTGAACAATTGCTTGGTGCTTTTCGTTCTTTTGCTGAGCGGTTTCGTGAAGCCTTTATTATGGCTTTGTTAGCAATGAATGCGCATAGGATGCGAACTTTTTTAACAATGCTTGGGGTAATTATCGGTATTGGTGCAATTATTGCTATGGTGGCTTTAGGAAATGGCACACGAGAAAAAATTATGGAAAATTTTAAGAGCTTGGGCTCTAATACATTGACAATTTTACCTGGAAAAAGTTTTTCTGATCCACAAGCAGGAAAAATAACCAGTTTGGTTGAGGCTGATGCAGAAGCTCTCTCAAATTTACCTTATATTTCTGGCGTGACACCTCAGATTTCAGCAAACTCGACAGTGCGTTTTGGTGCAGTAGAAGTCAATGCTGTCATTATGGGGGTGGGGGAACAATTCTTTCAGACACAGGGGCTTAACGCTATCAAAGGGCAGTTGTTTGATCAGAAAAGTGTGCATGATCGGGCGGTTGATCTTGTGGTTGAAAAAGAAGCGCTTTCTGTTCTTTTCCCCCATAGCCGTGAAAGTCCTCTTGGGAAAGTGGTTCATGTGGGGCAGGTTCCAGCGCGCATTGTTGGTGTTGTGGATCCGCAAAATCATGCAAATGGAGGGGTGGCAAGTACGTTGCAGATTTATTTGCCTTATACGACAGTGCAAACACGTTTTCTTGGAACAACGCAGGTTCGTGCAATTACGGTTAAGGTTGCCGATCATGTTGATTCACATTTGGCAGAGAAGATGGTACAGCGTTTTCTTACTATGCGGCATGGTGGTGAAGATTTCTTTATCAGAAATTCAGAATTCTTCCGTGAACGCATCATGGAAAGCACACATATCTTAACGCTTTTAGTCTCTTCAATTGCAGCTATTTCACTGATTGTCGGTGGTATTGGGGTGATGAATATTATGTTGGTTACTGTTTCGGAACGTATCAATGAAATTGGCGTGCGTATGGCAGTTGGTGCACGTCAAAGTGATATTTTACAGCAGTTTCTCATTGAAGCGATTTTAGTTTGTGTGATTGGTGGTGGTATTGGGGTTCTATTTGGACTTTCTATCGGTGGTTTGTTTTTGCTGTTTAAGGCACCTATCCACTTGATTTATACGATTGATTCTATCGTTATGTCCCTTTTCTTTTCAACTCTTATCGGAGTGTGTTTTGGCTTTTCGCCTGCGCGGCAGGCTTCACGGCTTGATCCTGTTGTTGCTCTCTCACGCGATTAAGCGTCATGAAGTGTGCGCAGGGGGGGTATGGTTGTTTGATGTGTTATACGAGGTAAAAACATTTGTAAAAAGAGGCATTGATCAAGAAGGTAAGGATGCTGTACGGAATACCTGCTTTAACGAAATAACGAGTAGGCACGGCGGGTGAGTGAGTGTTTTTTCTGTTGCTCGTTATTGTGGTGATGAGAAGTGTATGAAGTAATCTCCATGAGTTTTCCATACATGATTTTTTAATTCTCTTGCAGCCATTTTATTGGTTGTGGGTAGTACGGTTACGTGGAGCTCATATTTATGCTCTATCAGAAATTATTATCTTTAGAAATTTTATGCCTTCTAAGAAGGATCCATATTATCCTGTGCACAAGCTATTGTAGGTAAAATTTATGTGGGGGGGTGGTGCACTTTTTGTTTTGGGCAATG from Bartonella taylorii encodes:
- a CDS encoding efflux RND transporter periplasmic adaptor subunit encodes the protein MKKSFIKNFITKHKKLSLFLTGILLLLFFLWLRSVFWGTSSPVYMTAVVKRGDIEESVLASGLVRPYRLVAVGARATGRVVSMRVFPGSVVKEGDLLAEIDPTDQENDLKRKKAALSHYYASLVEQEAYLSLAQKNLERQKKMIESHAISRANFDDAATQVKIRAAQIAQLRQQIVQAQIDVDSAEVNLGYTRVTAPSAGTVLATVVEEGQNVNAVQSAPTIVILGDLSKMTVKAQISEADILKVRAGQPLYFTVLGNSQRRYEGTLERVEPAPESIRADVSINPGVLGGSGSLASSAIYYNGIVHVDNADNFLRTYMTAQVHIILGRAQNVLLVPSDALRDETKEHKAWVSLLVGKNKVVAKQVTVGLNNKVVAEIVSGLNEGDVVITGSRDGVMPDIPDEHSEDES
- a CDS encoding MacB family efflux pump subunit, whose amino-acid sequence is MKADAVLVLENIVRKFPAGDTFVTVLKDINLTIKRGEMVAIVGASGSGKSTLMNILGCLDRPTSGRYWISDKETASLAADELSALRRNHFGFIFQRYHLLNELTALGNVEIPAIYAGFPVATRRQRAQDLLTRLGMGNRMDHRPNQLSGGQQQRVSIARALMNNAEVILADEPTGALDKQSGQEVLRILDELHKEGRTIIIVTHDMQVAERANRIIEISDGEIVADKVSKGTKTKAVGAKTKTDSEPFQENQNLKGEQLLGAFRSFAERFREAFIMALLAMNAHRMRTFLTMLGVIIGIGAIIAMVALGNGTREKIMENFKSLGSNTLTILPGKSFSDPQAGKITSLVEADAEALSNLPYISGVTPQISANSTVRFGAVEVNAVIMGVGEQFFQTQGLNAIKGQLFDQKSVHDRAVDLVVEKEALSVLFPHSRESPLGKVVHVGQVPARIVGVVDPQNHANGGVASTLQIYLPYTTVQTRFLGTTQVRAITVKVADHVDSHLAEKMVQRFLTMRHGGEDFFIRNSEFFRERIMESTHILTLLVSSIAAISLIVGGIGVMNIMLVTVSERINEIGVRMAVGARQSDILQQFLIEAILVCVIGGGIGVLFGLSIGGLFLLFKAPIHLIYTIDSIVMSLFFSTLIGVCFGFSPARQASRLDPVVALSRD
- a CDS encoding efflux transporter outer membrane subunit, encoding MHISKWVVSNRLLYSVLLCFFILSGCMVGPNYHKTTFRVPAVWGEQSAQTSGRADVLAGWWRRLNDPVLNALMNYAISGNNSVAVAKARVREARAGLGQAVGSLLPSVSNSISGTRSSSEQSDAFFSQYRSGFDASWELDFFGGRKRAVEAARYGLDAAVEDMRATMVTLLGDVATNYVQVRGWQQKLLIVRQIALSQRKTYELMRAKLKAGDISELDVSNAQAQMANTEADISQMEANLAMSIHRLSVLTGHVPMALKDLLQKNAKHAKIPQPKWPIPAGIPADILLTRPDLRRAERQYAQATARIGQREADRYPSLSLTGNISTVATAIDQLWKNSTIGWSFGPGLRFPFFNGGQVVASVAVARAQRDQAFITYRAAVLGALEDVENALVRLTKEHQRLEKLIVANKASLHSLKLSRSLFENGNISFLELLNANRSYYSSQMALKDSRVSLVTQYITLMKALGGGWDGVVDVSRSEVVDGAPRSHTRVGQ